A section of the Sedimentisphaera cyanobacteriorum genome encodes:
- a CDS encoding glycosyltransferase family 9 protein: MFYYYDDMVTRGRGLILHPGALGDCILTLKLADYLKSRLGLASIDFFGQIRNISFFPGRTSIDRISDISSASISRLFLPSKDFDPSAEKDLAEKFSFYDWIISFMGEEGSDFEANLAVTACLSSAPEISIIPACPPEDYQGHISRFYLESFFNRKLVSLEAFGIDNPHKYLHQQHESLILANLNDVHAGREMLQSRSVGLKGSERLVVICPGSGGGFKCWHIENFIKASQILSSEGFRPIFLLGYVEQERFTCDDVRRLENAGAVLSGLSIEQAVSLLTHTDIFLGNDSGVTHLAGLMGLPVLAVFGKTDPNRFSPLGGRANITVQPEKSFSEFSEASVEDVCSRLREMLD, encoded by the coding sequence ATGTTTTACTATTATGATGATATGGTAACCAGAGGCAGGGGGCTCATTCTCCACCCGGGAGCTCTGGGCGACTGCATCTTAACGCTTAAACTTGCAGACTACCTCAAATCCCGCCTCGGCCTTGCCAGCATCGATTTTTTCGGCCAGATAAGGAACATATCCTTCTTCCCGGGAAGAACGAGCATAGACAGAATAAGCGATATAAGCTCAGCCAGCATATCAAGGCTTTTTCTGCCGAGCAAAGACTTCGATCCTTCAGCGGAGAAAGACCTTGCAGAGAAATTCAGCTTTTACGACTGGATAATCAGCTTTATGGGCGAGGAGGGGAGTGATTTTGAAGCTAATCTTGCTGTAACTGCATGCCTTAGCTCCGCGCCTGAGATTTCGATTATTCCTGCCTGCCCGCCGGAGGATTACCAAGGCCATATAAGCCGGTTTTATCTGGAAAGTTTCTTCAACAGAAAGCTTGTTTCATTAGAGGCTTTCGGCATTGACAATCCGCATAAATACCTCCACCAGCAGCACGAATCGCTTATTTTGGCAAACTTAAACGATGTTCACGCTGGGCGGGAGATGCTGCAAAGCCGCAGTGTTGGGCTGAAGGGCTCAGAGAGGCTTGTAGTGATATGCCCTGGCAGCGGAGGGGGATTTAAGTGCTGGCATATTGAGAATTTTATCAAAGCATCTCAAATCCTTTCATCAGAAGGCTTTAGGCCAATCTTCCTGCTTGGTTATGTTGAACAGGAGCGTTTCACCTGCGATGATGTGCGGCGTCTTGAAAACGCTGGGGCTGTGCTTTCAGGGCTCAGCATTGAACAGGCAGTGAGCCTGCTTACCCATACGGATATCTTTCTTGGTAATGATTCGGGCGTAACTCATCTGGCAGGGCTTATGGGGCTGCCGGTGCTTGCTGTTTTCGGGAAAACCGATCCTAACAGATTTTCCCCGCTGGGGGGCAGGGCAAACATAACTGTTCAGCCGGAAAAAAGCTTCTCTGAATTCAGCGAAGCAAGCGTTGAGGATGTATGTTCGAGGCTCAGAGAAATGCTCGATTAG
- a CDS encoding 4Fe-4S dicluster domain-containing protein, with the protein MTKDKGKKPYPIIRAIECKACGRCILDCPVNVLEMSKELNDRGYHFVKYKGDGCIGCCNCFYTCPEPNAIEVHIPDKDDDNKGSGKES; encoded by the coding sequence ATGACTAAAGATAAAGGCAAAAAGCCGTATCCTATTATTCGGGCAATTGAATGCAAGGCCTGCGGGAGATGCATACTCGACTGCCCTGTAAACGTGCTTGAAATGAGCAAAGAGCTCAACGACAGGGGCTACCACTTCGTAAAATACAAAGGCGACGGGTGCATCGGCTGCTGCAACTGCTTTTATACCTGCCCCGAACCAAATGCAATCGAAGTTCACATCCCGGACAAAGATGATGACAATAAGGGCTCCGGCAAGGAGTCTTAG